In Desulfurella sp., a genomic segment contains:
- a CDS encoding MFS transporter, with the protein MNKSTKYLLSIRFLRSIGQGLLIVDFALYLKALGYSATTIGLVYTFVSLFGAFGSLFVGFVSDKTKRKPFLIIYTLLLMFASLGMFFANNIYVIAIFSAIGSFGLGANGAAGPFSPAEQALLAEKIQPNMRGMVFSLNTALGFLGMCIGSLLAMFFAFLNFTQKNMDYRLLFFVVFLFASITLYLLFKVEENYKPKILKQASDKKEAGIDKKENLNLIKLIGLNSINGLAIGLKGPLIAYWFALRFGVGAKLIAPVLAITFLLSAILSFYTGKLSLRFGIVNSVFAQRLVGLVFLILLPLAPTYFLASLFYIFHQIFNRSSAGARQALTVSLVRDKRRGFAVSLNSASMQFPRSIGPYVTGALLEANSFEMPFFMAAFLQAAYLILYKKVFKNFNFPEE; encoded by the coding sequence ATGAATAAAAGCACAAAGTATCTACTTTCTATCAGATTTTTGCGCAGCATTGGTCAGGGGTTATTAATTGTTGATTTTGCTTTGTATCTCAAAGCTTTAGGTTACAGCGCAACAACAATAGGTCTGGTTTATACATTTGTTAGTCTATTTGGTGCTTTTGGCAGTTTATTTGTAGGATTTGTTAGTGATAAAACCAAAAGAAAACCGTTTTTAATAATCTACACATTGCTTTTAATGTTTGCAAGTTTAGGAATGTTTTTTGCAAATAATATCTATGTAATAGCTATTTTTAGTGCTATTGGTAGCTTTGGTCTTGGAGCAAACGGTGCAGCTGGGCCTTTTTCTCCTGCAGAACAAGCATTGCTTGCCGAAAAAATACAACCAAACATGCGTGGTATGGTTTTTAGCTTAAATACAGCATTGGGTTTTTTGGGGATGTGTATTGGTTCTCTTCTAGCAATGTTTTTTGCTTTTTTAAATTTTACACAAAAAAACATGGATTACAGGTTACTTTTCTTTGTTGTTTTTTTGTTTGCAAGTATAACGCTTTATTTGCTTTTTAAAGTTGAAGAAAATTATAAACCTAAAATTTTAAAACAAGCATCGGATAAAAAAGAAGCAGGTATTGATAAAAAAGAAAATCTTAATTTAATTAAACTTATAGGCTTAAACAGTATAAATGGTCTAGCAATAGGTCTAAAGGGTCCACTGATAGCGTATTGGTTTGCATTAAGGTTTGGTGTTGGCGCAAAATTAATTGCTCCTGTTCTTGCAATAACTTTTTTACTAAGCGCAATACTATCCTTCTATACAGGTAAACTATCCCTAAGATTTGGGATCGTTAATTCTGTTTTTGCACAAAGGCTTGTTGGTCTGGTGTTTTTAATACTTTTACCACTTGCTCCAACATATTTTTTGGCATCGTTATTTTATATCTTTCACCAAATTTTTAACAGAAGTTCAGCTGGTGCAAGACAGGCACTTACTGTGAGTTTGGTTAGAGACAAAAGAAGGGGTTTTGCTGTTAGCTTGAATTCTGCTTCAATGCAGTTTCCACGCTCCATAGGTCCTTATGTAACTGGAGCTTTACTTGAAGCAAATTCATTCGAGATGCCCTTTTTTATGGCAGCTTTTTTGCAAGCTGCGTATTTGATTTTATACAAAAAAGTATTTAAAAACTTTAATTTTCCAGAAGAATAA
- a CDS encoding menaquinone biosynthetic enzyme MqnA/MqnD family protein — MKVVLVDFLNAYPLYYALVNKIIDNDIEFIKKMPSVCARLLFEKQVDVGIAPSIEYAKSDYYLVPNVCISSDYKVKSVALFLKKPLNKVKTVKLDKNSNTSVALTKILFAYKYKLEVDYTQERADCELVIGDNALYRIEHTDEEIIDLAYEWKEFSGYPFVFALWIANHKIQAKYIDLFLKAKEWGVSNLDIIAEAFCDTHNYDYEKAYDYLKNNLSYDLTENKKKSLELFFDYAYKLNLIPQKPKLRFLDE, encoded by the coding sequence ATGAAAGTAGTTTTAGTAGACTTTTTAAATGCATATCCTTTATATTATGCGCTTGTAAATAAAATTATAGACAATGACATTGAGTTTATAAAAAAAATGCCTTCTGTTTGTGCTAGGCTACTTTTTGAAAAACAGGTAGATGTAGGTATAGCGCCTTCCATAGAATACGCAAAATCTGATTACTATCTGGTACCTAACGTTTGCATATCAAGCGATTACAAGGTTAAAAGTGTAGCACTATTTTTAAAAAAACCGTTAAATAAAGTAAAAACCGTTAAGCTTGATAAAAATTCAAATACATCTGTTGCTCTTACTAAAATCCTTTTTGCTTATAAGTACAAATTGGAAGTTGACTATACACAGGAGAGAGCCGATTGCGAACTTGTAATAGGCGATAATGCCTTATATAGAATAGAACATACAGATGAAGAAATTATTGATTTAGCTTATGAATGGAAAGAGTTTAGCGGATATCCATTTGTTTTCGCTTTATGGATTGCAAATCATAAAATCCAAGCCAAATATATAGATTTGTTTTTAAAAGCTAAAGAATGGGGTGTAAGTAATCTTGATATAATTGCTGAAGCTTTTTGTGATACGCACAATTACGATTATGAAAAAGCTTATGATTATTTAAAAAACAACCTATCGTACGACTTAACAGAAAACAAAAAAAAGTCTCTTGAGCTTTTTTTTGATTACGCCTATAAATTGAACTTAATACCACAAAAACCAAAATTGCGTTTTTTAGATGAATAA
- a CDS encoding class II aldolase/adducin family protein, whose translation MISEFKRIGDMLFLMGLVDASSGNMSAKVKDGIWITKTGKSLYGLKSKDIVKIGFERDVRWNAASSEVELHVNIYKTIDKASAIVHAHSPYTVALSMVYSKIIPLDHEGKFFLKQVDVLDIKNWDEAKNAIAQYFNETENKIVIAKGHGVFAFSDNLFDALKLVSALEFSSKIIYLKENIK comes from the coding sequence ATGATAAGTGAGTTTAAAAGAATAGGAGATATGCTTTTTTTAATGGGGCTTGTTGATGCATCAAGTGGCAATATGAGCGCAAAGGTAAAAGATGGTATATGGATAACAAAAACTGGTAAATCTTTATATGGTCTAAAAAGCAAGGATATTGTAAAAATTGGGTTTGAAAGGGATGTTCGCTGGAATGCAGCTTCAAGTGAAGTAGAGTTGCATGTAAACATTTACAAAACAATTGATAAAGCAAGCGCTATTGTACACGCACATAGTCCTTACACAGTAGCTTTATCCATGGTATACTCTAAAATCATTCCCCTTGACCACGAAGGAAAGTTTTTTTTAAAACAAGTTGATGTGCTTGATATAAAAAACTGGGATGAAGCAAAAAATGCTATTGCTCAATATTTTAATGAAACAGAAAATAAAATTGTAATAGCAAAAGGACATGGGGTTTTTGCATTTTCTGATAATTTATTTGATGCTTTGAAGTTGGTTAGTGCTTTAGAATTTAGCTCTAAAATAATTTACCTAAAGGAGAACATTAAATGA
- a CDS encoding DedA family protein has product MSYLIDLADFLVKAIGASGYLGIFFLMFLESSIVPLPGEFVIPPAGYLAAVGKMNLWVVIIDGTLGSLAGALFNYYVSKTLGLKIVLKFSKIFRLEKALKKTVVFFEKHGAISVFVGRLLPTIRHLISIPAGLSKMRVFAFSLFTTLGAFIYTVGLALIGYFVGKNPDLLKYYMHRFSAGLIAFAVILIIGYIFYRRKYDK; this is encoded by the coding sequence ATGAGTTATTTAATTGATTTGGCTGATTTTTTGGTTAAAGCTATTGGGGCGTCTGGATATTTAGGTATTTTTTTTCTGATGTTTTTAGAAAGCTCAATTGTACCACTACCGGGAGAATTTGTAATTCCACCTGCTGGTTATTTAGCTGCAGTTGGAAAAATGAACCTTTGGGTTGTTATTATTGATGGAACGCTTGGCAGTTTAGCTGGAGCGCTTTTTAACTACTATGTATCCAAAACACTTGGACTAAAAATTGTTTTAAAATTTAGTAAAATTTTTAGACTGGAAAAAGCACTAAAAAAAACTGTTGTTTTTTTTGAAAAACATGGTGCAATAAGTGTTTTTGTAGGAAGACTTTTGCCTACAATCAGACACCTTATTTCAATACCTGCTGGTTTATCTAAAATGAGGGTATTTGCCTTTTCACTTTTTACTACGCTTGGCGCTTTTATCTATACTGTAGGTCTTGCTTTAATTGGCTATTTTGTTGGTAAAAATCCTGATTTACTAAAATATTACATGCATAGGTTTAGCGCTGGATTAATTGCGTTTGCAGTGATTTTAATAATTGGATATATTTTTTATAGGAGAAAGTATGATAAGTGA
- a CDS encoding DNA glycosylase, translating to MNKIKVPFKFNLEYTLESGQIFRISKINDGYRIFSSVIFDVYFDGNYLYYNNVDKNYIMRFFSLDIDFDRIINQIMLDNHIIKAIKAFEGLIILTQDPYETTVSFICSAFNNIKRIRLMLDKVSEVYGNKTDLGYTFPSCSVNFEEEVLSKCGFGFRKRYISNLTQNKDFFDSIYKLDTKTAKIKLMNLQGIGSKVADCILLFAYRRYEVFCTDVWIKRIIEKLYFNNHKQSVRTIEEFGKNYFGQYAGIAQQYLFLAAKKGVI from the coding sequence ATGAATAAAATTAAGGTGCCATTTAAATTTAATTTAGAATACACACTTGAAAGCGGACAAATTTTCAGAATCTCAAAAATAAATGATGGTTATAGAATATTTTCAAGTGTAATATTTGATGTGTATTTTGATGGTAATTACTTATATTACAACAATGTAGATAAAAACTACATAATGAGATTTTTTTCACTGGATATTGATTTTGATAGAATTATTAACCAAATCATGCTTGACAATCACATAATTAAAGCAATAAAAGCATTTGAAGGTTTAATTATACTTACGCAAGATCCATACGAAACAACAGTGTCTTTTATCTGCTCTGCTTTCAACAATATAAAGCGCATAAGATTAATGCTTGATAAGGTAAGTGAGGTCTATGGTAATAAAACAGATTTAGGATATACATTTCCTTCTTGTAGCGTTAACTTTGAGGAAGAGGTATTATCTAAGTGTGGTTTTGGGTTTAGAAAAAGATACATTTCAAATCTTACACAAAACAAAGATTTTTTTGATAGCATCTATAAACTCGATACAAAAACAGCAAAAATAAAGTTAATGAACTTGCAAGGCATAGGTTCCAAGGTTGCAGACTGTATTTTGCTTTTTGCATACAGGCGTTATGAAGTTTTTTGCACTGATGTGTGGATAAAAAGAATAATTGAAAAGCTATACTTTAACAATCATAAACAAAGTGTAAGAACTATTGAAGAATTTGGAAAAAATTATTTTGGACAATATGCAGGCATTGCCCAGCAGTACTTGTTTTTGGCGGCAAAAAAAGGAGTTATATGA
- the dnaG gene encoding DNA primase translates to MNLAQEIKNRLDIVDFISRYVNLKKIGSNYVGLCPFHSEKTPSFTVNKQKQFFHCFGCGESGDVITFYMKIENLEFKEAIKNLALELGLDADTLDENTKKENILLDINKLACEFFQNKLRNSNLALKYLEKRQITRKTQELFQLGYNPDDNSLLEFLLKKYTIKQINEVGILSNSYNIFGGRLMFPIHDEYGRIVGFAGRALHENQKAKYINTKETILFSKQKILYGFDKAKAFAKDYLIVCEGYFDCIRLHQEGLQCACATMGTNLSDYHIRLIKKYTNKIYFNFDTDKAGINAMLKNTKVLGKLDAYVVEFNTLGNQKEDPDSFVLKYSIDEYKKQLQNAKDYFSFLEEKILTQYNLQNARLLHSQPIFVASAINSIKSAIDSIDDPVTKSLYYSKARRLLNLNILQKNPSTQEKPNKKYTKNHYIISYLLKDPFLLDWIEDKEEFAKNFNDDLKNIFLKLIENNQISFEEFVSNLDKQSASLCYELYLLTNEETISQKRINFLMLINAMEIEKLKKQMQHFLKEIAKNPNNEELKELYRQTKNKLQRLKNE, encoded by the coding sequence ATGAACCTTGCACAAGAAATCAAAAATAGATTAGATATTGTAGATTTTATAAGCAGATATGTAAACTTAAAAAAAATTGGTTCTAATTATGTTGGCTTATGTCCTTTTCATTCAGAAAAAACACCTTCATTTACCGTAAACAAACAAAAGCAGTTTTTTCATTGCTTTGGTTGTGGAGAAAGCGGCGATGTAATAACTTTTTATATGAAAATAGAAAACCTGGAGTTTAAAGAAGCAATTAAAAACCTTGCGTTGGAGTTAGGATTGGATGCGGATACTTTAGATGAAAACACTAAAAAAGAAAATATACTTCTTGATATAAATAAACTTGCTTGCGAGTTTTTTCAAAATAAACTTAGAAACTCAAATCTTGCATTGAAATACTTAGAAAAAAGGCAAATAACAAGAAAAACTCAAGAATTATTTCAGCTTGGATATAACCCAGACGATAATTCATTGCTTGAATTTTTGCTCAAAAAATACACTATAAAGCAGATAAACGAAGTTGGGATTTTATCGAATTCTTATAATATATTTGGCGGCCGTTTGATGTTTCCGATACACGACGAATATGGACGCATTGTGGGTTTTGCAGGTAGAGCATTGCATGAAAACCAGAAAGCAAAGTATATTAATACAAAAGAAACAATTTTATTTTCGAAACAAAAAATACTTTATGGTTTCGATAAAGCAAAGGCTTTTGCAAAAGATTACCTTATTGTTTGCGAAGGTTATTTTGATTGTATAAGACTGCATCAGGAAGGTTTGCAATGTGCGTGTGCAACAATGGGCACAAATCTCTCCGATTATCACATCAGATTAATAAAAAAATATACAAATAAGATTTACTTCAATTTTGATACAGATAAAGCAGGCATAAACGCAATGCTAAAAAATACAAAGGTTTTGGGCAAACTGGATGCTTACGTAGTAGAATTTAATACTTTAGGTAATCAAAAGGAAGATCCAGATAGTTTTGTATTAAAATACTCTATAGATGAGTACAAAAAACAATTGCAAAATGCAAAAGACTATTTTAGTTTTTTAGAAGAAAAGATACTTACCCAGTATAACCTCCAAAATGCAAGGCTTCTTCATTCACAACCAATATTTGTTGCAAGCGCAATAAATTCTATAAAAAGCGCAATAGATAGCATAGATGATCCCGTAACAAAAAGTTTGTATTATTCAAAGGCAAGAAGACTCCTTAATCTCAATATACTCCAAAAAAATCCTTCTACTCAAGAAAAACCTAACAAAAAATATACAAAAAATCATTATATAATATCTTACTTATTAAAAGACCCTTTTCTGCTTGATTGGATAGAAGATAAAGAAGAATTTGCAAAAAATTTTAATGATGATCTTAAAAATATATTTTTAAAACTTATAGAAAATAACCAAATTAGTTTTGAAGAATTTGTATCAAATCTGGACAAACAAAGTGCATCGTTATGCTATGAACTATACCTATTGACAAATGAAGAAACCATTTCTCAAAAACGCATCAATTTTTTAATGCTTATAAATGCTATGGAAATAGAAAAACTTAAAAAACAGATGCAACATTTTCTAAAAGAGATTGCCAAAAATCCAAATAATGAAGAGCTAAAAGAACTTTACAGACAAACTAAAAACAAACTTCAAAGGCTAAAGAATGAATAA
- a CDS encoding Smr/MutS family protein, whose translation TQYRQELNIIGMHAFEAELEVLQFLDYAVANDIKEVRIIHGKGSGVLKEMVRNLLKNSKFVESFSMAPPNLGGDGATIVVLK comes from the coding sequence AACACAGTACAGGCAGGAATTGAATATAATCGGCATGCATGCATTTGAAGCTGAACTTGAAGTATTGCAATTTCTTGATTATGCAGTTGCAAATGATATAAAAGAAGTTCGCATTATCCATGGAAAAGGAAGTGGTGTATTAAAGGAAATGGTAAGGAATCTATTAAAGAATAGCAAATTTGTAGAAAGTTTTTCAATGGCGCCGCCAAATCTGGGCGGAGATGGTGCTACTATAGTGGTTTTAAAATGA
- a CDS encoding sulfurtransferase, with the protein MLKRLAWMVCFALLLLFNFAFAKVGILSTQEAASMIGKKGVVIVDTRPQEAYLKAHLPNAINLTPTGELFSEQYGVKAASIANNPQLEATLSNAGILPTDTVIVYSGGDNPAFFLTNATRVILALKWAGVENVYFMNGGFEKWVDEKRPVQSGDVALPKTHFVIERNTPQTYVFSDFVEWAVKNENKIQLVDVRPFAQYTGEFTSDKRLAKYGHIKGAVNLPVGECVKKVDNYFLIKTPQEIENLLKKAGVDNNKPIISYCNTGYFASGLWFVERALFDNELVFTYNGSMVSASRNPNIPIVTGASPL; encoded by the coding sequence ATGCTAAAGCGTTTAGCATGGATGGTATGTTTTGCTTTGCTTTTATTGTTTAACTTTGCTTTTGCAAAAGTTGGTATTTTAAGCACTCAAGAAGCTGCATCTATGATTGGTAAAAAAGGTGTGGTAATTGTAGATACAAGACCACAAGAAGCATATCTAAAAGCACATTTGCCCAATGCTATAAATTTAACGCCAACGGGCGAGCTTTTTAGTGAACAATATGGTGTTAAAGCTGCAAGTATTGCCAATAACCCGCAACTTGAAGCAACTTTATCAAATGCTGGAATTTTACCAACTGACACTGTAATTGTTTATTCTGGAGGGGATAATCCTGCATTTTTCTTAACAAATGCCACAAGGGTTATTTTGGCTCTAAAATGGGCTGGCGTTGAAAATGTGTATTTTATGAATGGTGGTTTTGAAAAATGGGTTGATGAAAAAAGACCAGTTCAATCAGGCGATGTTGCACTACCAAAAACACATTTTGTAATAGAGCGCAATACGCCACAAACTTATGTATTTAGCGATTTTGTTGAATGGGCAGTTAAAAATGAAAATAAAATTCAACTTGTCGATGTAAGACCATTTGCTCAATACACAGGCGAGTTTACAAGTGATAAACGACTTGCAAAATATGGTCACATAAAAGGGGCAGTTAACCTGCCAGTAGGCGAGTGCGTTAAAAAAGTTGATAATTACTTTTTAATTAAAACACCACAAGAAATTGAGAATTTACTTAAAAAAGCTGGTGTGGATAATAATAAACCAATTATTTCATATTGCAACACAGGTTACTTTGCTAGCGGTTTATGGTTTGTAGAAAGAGCTTTATTTGATAACGAGCTAGTTTTTACATATAACGGCTCAATGGTTAGCGCATCAAGAAATCCAAATATACCAATCGTTACAGGAGCATCCCCCCTCTGA
- the uvrC gene encoding excinuclease ABC subunit UvrC, with the protein MNGVEIFLDKTLLRQIPKLSGIYKIYSSQNELLYIGKAKNLRNRLASYLRKNIDPYKQKMIQEAHSVEIIVTKNEEEALLLESNLIKEQRPPYNIVFRDDKSYPYLRITYSENFPRVTYSRRIKNKDDFYFGPFPSAESLHMLIKVIKDSYKIIQKDDKSCQKTNQKPCIYYQMKKCFAPCAQMVSKQDYLKLIDEIKLLLSKNHDVLKNKIIEQIKKYANEEQFEKAIELRDSLDAINILKEKPIVTDTKAQILDCFAFLEKDDITCVYVLNVRLGKVIAGRSYFFNKSFDLESKQEFVIQYYLQGELLPKKILISEPLELSNSIFEKKVEIIHPKKGENLKILELAKNNAKEQLDLHLSKLKANLEVFKQIKLLLGLEKIPYYFDVFDIAHISFEYVVAGVVRFDISGFNKSYYRKYKLESKFEYESMKEAICRHINLIKNSKLILPDVVILDGGPIQLKAASFCGVKAIAIAKEKIDHKTIRSLYDVEDSVYLEHGKVETDKKVLNFLQKLRDEAHRFANTYHRNLRSKTTIASALDRIEFIGPKRKKELFEKFGSIENIKNASLKDIASIKGISESIAQMIKEKLKDF; encoded by the coding sequence ATGAACGGTGTTGAAATTTTTTTGGATAAGACACTTTTGCGTCAAATTCCAAAACTTTCCGGCATATATAAAATATATTCAAGTCAAAATGAATTACTCTATATTGGGAAAGCAAAAAATCTAAGAAACAGATTAGCTTCTTATTTAAGAAAAAATATTGATCCTTATAAGCAAAAGATGATACAGGAAGCCCATAGTGTTGAGATTATAGTTACAAAAAACGAAGAAGAAGCACTGCTTTTAGAATCAAATTTAATAAAAGAACAACGTCCACCATACAATATTGTATTTAGAGATGATAAAAGCTACCCTTACTTGCGAATAACATATAGTGAAAATTTTCCTCGTGTTACATACTCACGACGCATAAAAAACAAAGATGATTTTTATTTTGGTCCTTTTCCTTCAGCAGAAAGCTTACATATGCTTATAAAAGTTATAAAAGATTCGTATAAAATTATACAAAAAGATGACAAAAGCTGTCAAAAAACAAATCAAAAACCATGCATTTATTATCAGATGAAAAAGTGTTTTGCGCCCTGTGCCCAGATGGTAAGCAAACAAGACTATTTAAAATTAATTGATGAAATAAAGCTTCTTTTGTCAAAAAATCACGATGTGCTAAAAAATAAAATCATCGAACAGATAAAGAAATATGCAAACGAAGAACAATTTGAAAAAGCCATAGAGCTGAGAGATTCACTTGATGCAATCAATATATTAAAAGAAAAACCTATTGTAACAGATACAAAAGCACAAATTTTGGATTGTTTTGCTTTTTTGGAAAAAGACGACATTACTTGCGTTTATGTTTTAAATGTAAGGTTAGGTAAGGTTATTGCTGGCAGGAGCTACTTTTTTAATAAATCATTTGATTTAGAATCAAAACAGGAATTTGTCATACAATACTATCTTCAGGGAGAACTTTTGCCTAAAAAAATTTTAATAAGCGAACCCCTTGAATTATCCAATAGTATTTTTGAAAAAAAAGTAGAAATTATCCATCCGAAAAAAGGAGAAAACCTCAAAATATTGGAACTAGCAAAAAACAATGCCAAAGAACAACTGGATTTGCATCTTTCAAAACTCAAAGCAAATTTGGAAGTTTTCAAACAGATAAAATTATTACTTGGACTTGAAAAAATACCGTATTATTTTGACGTATTTGATATTGCACACATCAGCTTTGAATATGTAGTTGCAGGTGTTGTAAGATTTGATATTTCAGGTTTTAACAAATCCTACTATAGAAAATACAAACTTGAATCAAAATTCGAGTATGAATCTATGAAAGAAGCTATTTGCAGGCATATTAATTTGATAAAAAACTCAAAACTCATTCTGCCAGATGTAGTTATACTTGATGGCGGACCTATACAATTAAAAGCAGCAAGTTTTTGTGGTGTAAAAGCTATTGCTATAGCAAAAGAAAAGATTGATCATAAAACTATAAGAAGCTTATATGATGTTGAAGATAGCGTGTATTTAGAACATGGCAAAGTTGAAACAGATAAAAAAGTTTTAAACTTTTTGCAAAAGCTAAGAGATGAAGCTCATCGCTTTGCAAACACATACCATAGAAATCTAAGAAGCAAAACAACAATTGCAAGTGCGCTTGATAGGATAGAATTTATTGGTCCAAAAAGAAAAAAAGAATTATTTGAAAAATTTGGCAGTATAGAAAATATAAAAAATGCTTCACTAAAAGATATTGCATCTATTAAGGGTATAAGTGAGTCTATCGCACAAATGATAAAAGAGAAACTAAAAGATTTTTAG
- a CDS encoding pyrimidine dimer DNA glycosylase/endonuclease V, translating into MRLWSLHPAYLDTKGLLALWREGLLAKKVLLSLTKGYKNHPQLDRFKAYSDPLNAIDSFLYFVYLEARNRNYNFNVNKISTLNLLVEKIPIKRGQLEFEYNHLLDKLKLRDKNRYEFLLKLSSDKISTNPLFYVIEGDIEEWEKTKKA; encoded by the coding sequence ATGAGACTATGGTCTTTGCATCCTGCTTATTTAGATACAAAAGGTTTACTTGCGCTGTGGAGAGAAGGACTACTTGCAAAAAAAGTCCTTTTGTCTCTAACTAAAGGCTATAAAAATCATCCACAACTTGATAGATTTAAAGCTTATAGTGACCCATTAAATGCTATCGATTCTTTTTTGTACTTTGTATATTTAGAAGCAAGAAATAGGAATTATAATTTTAATGTAAACAAAATATCAACTCTAAACTTACTTGTCGAAAAAATTCCCATAAAGAGGGGTCAGCTTGAATTTGAATATAATCATCTATTGGATAAATTAAAACTAAGGGACAAAAATAGGTATGAGTTTTTACTAAAATTAAGCAGTGACAAAATCTCAACCAACCCTTTGTTTTATGTAATTGAAGGCGACATTGAAGAATGGGAGAAAACCAAAAAAGCTTAA
- a CDS encoding AAA family ATPase, translated as MKIIKINSYRDIFNEVLAHFNADGYKLFYLASTEELKILKMLREIANVKKVNMYIYDIANGLSCKDDNRVSLLSNDALRDIEFVLFWLQKNAKGIAVFLDIDNLLYENYKIKRAFKNTVNYITENNIYLKFYLVSQYFNIPQDLQIESYYFDIPFPNRDEIENSVKTIVERFYKGNRKDFLERFIGSLTGLREQDIKNIIKYVVTEGELSESSISIITEFKVQSLKRQSLLEFVTSKENISSLGGMKNLKEWLDKKSKVIANLKEANDFGVDTPKGILLFGVPGCGKSLAAKVIASSWNLPLIRLDMGVILGPYLGQSEENIRKAIKIAESMAPCVLWIDEIEKAFSGVGPNGDSHDVLKRVFGTFLTWMQERDKPVFVVATANDISGMPPEFLRKGRFDEIFFVDLPDKENIKEILRIHLKKRKHESWYSQVEKYINRLSGFSGADIEAVANELVERAFIDESFNESKLSIYMEDILKEFNPISQSLKTQIAALKEKLKSISAKPVD; from the coding sequence TTGAAGATAATAAAAATTAATTCTTATAGAGATATTTTTAACGAAGTTCTTGCCCATTTTAATGCGGATGGGTATAAGCTTTTTTATCTTGCTTCTACAGAAGAGCTTAAAATATTAAAAATGCTTAGAGAAATTGCCAATGTTAAAAAAGTAAATATGTATATTTATGATATAGCAAACGGCCTTAGTTGTAAAGATGACAATAGAGTTTCTTTATTATCTAATGATGCTTTAAGAGATATAGAGTTTGTTTTGTTTTGGCTTCAAAAAAACGCCAAAGGAATTGCCGTATTCTTAGATATAGACAATCTATTGTATGAAAATTATAAGATTAAAAGAGCCTTTAAAAATACTGTAAATTACATTACTGAGAATAATATATATCTCAAGTTTTATTTGGTATCCCAATACTTTAACATACCTCAAGACCTACAGATAGAATCTTATTATTTTGATATACCGTTTCCAAACAGAGATGAAATAGAAAATTCAGTAAAAACAATTGTGGAGCGTTTTTATAAAGGCAATAGAAAAGATTTTCTTGAGAGATTTATAGGAAGTTTAACCGGTCTTAGAGAGCAAGACATAAAAAATATTATAAAATATGTGGTGACAGAAGGCGAGCTATCGGAATCATCCATATCTATAATAACGGAGTTCAAGGTTCAAAGTTTAAAAAGACAAAGTCTTTTAGAATTTGTCACATCTAAGGAAAATATCTCAAGCTTAGGTGGTATGAAAAATCTGAAAGAATGGTTAGATAAAAAGTCAAAAGTGATAGCAAATCTTAAAGAAGCTAACGATTTTGGGGTAGATACGCCAAAAGGCATATTACTGTTTGGAGTGCCCGGATGTGGCAAAAGCCTTGCCGCAAAAGTCATAGCATCATCTTGGAACCTACCTTTAATAAGACTTGATATGGGTGTGATACTTGGGCCTTATCTTGGACAGTCTGAAGAAAATATAAGAAAGGCTATTAAGATTGCTGAATCTATGGCTCCATGTGTACTTTGGATAGACGAGATAGAGAAAGCATTTTCTGGTGTTGGTCCTAATGGTGATTCACACGATGTTCTGAAAAGAGTATTTGGAACGTTCTTAACATGGATGCAAGAACGAGACAAACCAGTATTTGTGGTAGCAACAGCTAACGATATATCTGGTATGCCTCCAGAGTTTTTGAGAAAAGGTAGATTTGATGAAATATTCTTTGTGGATTTGCCTGACAAAGAAAATATTAAAGAGATATTAAGAATACATTTAAAGAAAAGAAAACATGAGAGCTGGTATAGTCAGGTTGAAAAATATATTAATAGGTTGAGTGGATTTTCTGGGGCTGATATAGAAGCAGTGGCTAACGAACTTGTAGAAAGGGCTTTTATTGATGAAAGTTTTAATGAATCTAAGTTATCAATATACATGGAAGACATATTAAAAGAATTTAATCCAATATCTCAGTCTTTAAAAACTCAGATAGCAGCGTTGAAAGAAAAACT